In the Kaistella sp. 97-N-M2 genome, one interval contains:
- a CDS encoding DNA cytosine methyltransferase has translation MNRTFIKISALAISLLYVDLFCGAGGTSTGVETAKIHGEKCAKVIACVNHDANAIASHAENHPESLHFTEDIRTLDLTELFTYVKKMRKQYPFAKLVLWASLECTNFSKAKGGLARDGDSRTLAEHLDRYIIAINPDSVQIENVEEFMSWGDLCEKGKPVSRDKGRSYVRWVDHIKTFGYNYDYRILNSADFGALTSRKRFFAQFNKSEFPIVWPEPTHTKNPVSGLFESLEKWRPVKEVLDFEDEGNSIFGRKKPLVEASLDRIWHGLVKFVAGGKIKYEQDQSFYTDLSEASLGRITNGVEKWLLKYNSKSQSGVHIPPGVDDPCPTVSCQGRLGIISAKFLTQYNSGSPEHRVKSVDETCNAITTNNRFAKVECNFLSKYFSGRPEHKNITVDGPCGTVKTKDSHALIQPKFLSAYYGNGFTSSVEDPSPTVTTGDRFSLIHTKFLASYNYRDEPKNLNQPCPTILTKDRFSLISSTFIDQQFGRSKPASVDTPLGAVTTNPKYAKVQTFIMNQYSGGGQTSDVNGPAPTILGTPKQNLITCENWVMNTNFNNVGNSIDEPAPTITANRIWHYLMDAQYSRVGNSLDQPCFTLIARMDKTPPYLVEITQDGNLPSFIKIDGNVIIYEIYEDDSPMLKKIKEFMAHYGLVDIKMRMLKIPELKQIMGFPIDYVLIGTQADQKKFIGNAVEVTMARKICEATANKLFEIRLAA, from the coding sequence GAAAATCCACGGGGAAAAATGCGCAAAAGTGATTGCCTGTGTAAATCACGATGCAAATGCAATTGCATCGCACGCCGAAAACCATCCGGAATCATTACACTTCACTGAAGACATCCGCACGCTAGATCTTACAGAACTGTTTACTTACGTAAAGAAAATGCGAAAACAATATCCATTCGCGAAATTGGTTCTTTGGGCTTCTTTGGAATGTACCAACTTTTCAAAAGCAAAAGGAGGTTTGGCGCGGGACGGTGATTCCAGAACGCTCGCTGAACATTTAGACCGCTATATTATTGCCATCAATCCGGACTCAGTTCAAATCGAGAATGTTGAAGAGTTTATGAGCTGGGGTGATTTATGCGAAAAGGGAAAACCAGTAAGTCGCGACAAAGGGCGGTCGTACGTTAGGTGGGTTGATCATATAAAAACTTTTGGTTACAATTACGATTACAGAATTTTGAACTCAGCTGATTTTGGTGCGCTTACCTCAAGAAAAAGATTCTTTGCTCAATTTAATAAATCTGAATTCCCGATCGTTTGGCCAGAGCCAACCCACACGAAAAATCCTGTATCTGGATTGTTTGAAAGTCTTGAAAAATGGAGACCTGTTAAAGAGGTCTTGGATTTTGAGGATGAAGGCAATTCTATTTTCGGAAGAAAAAAACCTTTGGTTGAGGCTTCACTCGATCGCATTTGGCACGGGCTTGTGAAGTTTGTAGCAGGCGGTAAAATAAAATACGAACAGGATCAAAGCTTTTATACTGATCTAAGTGAAGCGTCACTTGGCCGCATAACAAATGGGGTTGAAAAATGGCTCTTAAAGTATAACAGCAAGTCACAGTCGGGAGTACACATTCCTCCAGGAGTAGATGATCCCTGTCCAACTGTTTCTTGTCAGGGTCGTTTAGGTATTATTAGTGCGAAGTTTCTTACTCAATATAATTCCGGAAGTCCAGAGCACCGGGTTAAAAGCGTAGATGAAACTTGCAATGCAATCACGACTAATAACAGGTTTGCCAAAGTAGAATGTAATTTTCTTTCGAAATACTTTTCTGGCAGACCTGAACATAAAAATATTACTGTAGACGGGCCATGCGGAACTGTAAAGACCAAAGACTCTCATGCGCTCATACAGCCAAAATTCTTATCCGCTTATTATGGGAATGGCTTCACTTCATCTGTGGAGGATCCTTCACCAACTGTAACTACAGGTGATAGATTTTCCTTAATTCATACGAAGTTCTTAGCTTCCTACAACTACAGAGATGAACCGAAAAACTTAAATCAGCCGTGTCCAACTATTCTAACTAAAGATCGGTTTTCGCTGATTAGTTCCACTTTCATTGATCAGCAGTTTGGCAGAAGTAAACCAGCGTCAGTTGATACTCCGTTAGGAGCCGTCACAACCAATCCAAAATACGCGAAAGTTCAAACCTTCATCATGAACCAGTATTCAGGAGGTGGTCAGACATCCGATGTAAACGGGCCGGCTCCAACTATTTTGGGCACTCCAAAACAGAATCTGATCACGTGCGAAAACTGGGTAATGAATACCAACTTCAATAATGTTGGAAACAGCATTGACGAACCGGCGCCTACGATTACAGCAAACCGCATATGGCATTACCTGATGGACGCGCAATACAGTCGTGTTGGAAACAGCCTCGATCAGCCTTGCTTTACGTTGATTGCCAGAATGGACAAAACCCCGCCATATCTCGTGGAAATCACCCAAGACGGAAATTTACCTTCTTTCATTAAAATAGACGGAAATGTAATCATCTATGAGATTTACGAAGATGATTCGCCGATGCTGAAAAAAATTAAGGAGTTCATGGCGCATTACGGATTGGTGGACATTAAAATGCGCATGCTGAAAATTCCAGAATTAAAACAGATCATGGGATTCCCAATAGATTATGTTTTGATCGGAACCCAGGCGGACCAGAAGAAGTTTATTGGAAACGCGGTTGAAGTTACAATGGCGCGAAAGATATGCGAAGCCACAGCAAATAAACTATTTGAAATCAGATTAGCAGCATAA